A stretch of Pseudoclavibacter chungangensis DNA encodes these proteins:
- a CDS encoding MmgE/PrpD family protein: MQLHDVRVHPSADQLAREDQLAWKLAEVATDPVEVDADVVDMVVNRVIDNAAVAAASLGRAPIVSARGQATSHPASRHGDGSTVFGLAPEERTSPEWAAWANGVAVRELDFHDTFLAAEYSHPGDNIPAIVAVAQHLGERRGLTGGDVVRGIATGYEIQVDLVKAISLHKHKIDHVAHIGPSASAGIGTLLGLDTETIFQAIGQGLHTTTATRQSRKGEISTWKAHAPAFAGKMAVEAVDRAMRGQTSPTPIYEGEDGVVAWLLDGPDAHYEVPLPMRGEAKRAILDTYTKEHSAEYQAQAWIDLARKLHREHPELVADPSRIASIVIRTSHHTHYVIGSGANDPQKYDPTASRETLDHSIPYIFAVAFQDGAWHHVDSYSPERAGRPDTVELWRKVTTVEEPEWTRRYHSLDIAEKAFGGEVVIRLVDGTEIRDDIAVADAHPLGARPFAREQYIEKFRTLAADVLDTAEIERFLDVAQRLPELTSAELGGLTIVAAPGILVPSPDTGLF; this comes from the coding sequence ATGCAGCTGCACGACGTTCGCGTCCACCCCTCCGCCGACCAGCTCGCCCGCGAGGACCAACTCGCCTGGAAACTCGCCGAGGTCGCGACCGATCCCGTCGAGGTCGACGCCGACGTCGTCGACATGGTCGTCAACCGCGTGATCGACAACGCCGCGGTCGCGGCCGCCTCGCTGGGCCGCGCACCCATCGTCTCGGCCCGCGGCCAGGCGACCTCGCACCCCGCCTCGCGCCACGGCGACGGCTCGACCGTGTTCGGCCTCGCACCCGAGGAGCGCACCTCGCCCGAGTGGGCCGCATGGGCGAACGGTGTCGCCGTCCGGGAGCTCGACTTCCACGACACCTTCCTCGCGGCCGAGTACTCGCACCCCGGCGACAACATCCCCGCGATCGTCGCGGTCGCGCAGCACCTCGGCGAGCGTCGCGGGCTCACGGGCGGCGACGTCGTGCGCGGCATCGCGACGGGCTACGAGATCCAGGTCGACCTCGTGAAGGCCATCTCACTGCACAAGCACAAGATCGACCACGTCGCCCACATCGGGCCCTCCGCATCGGCCGGCATCGGCACGCTCCTCGGCCTCGACACGGAGACGATCTTCCAGGCCATCGGGCAGGGCCTCCACACGACGACCGCCACGCGCCAGTCGCGCAAGGGCGAGATCTCGACATGGAAGGCCCACGCGCCCGCCTTCGCGGGCAAGATGGCCGTCGAGGCGGTCGACCGCGCGATGCGCGGACAGACGAGCCCCACCCCCATCTACGAGGGCGAGGACGGCGTCGTCGCGTGGCTGCTCGACGGGCCCGACGCGCACTACGAGGTGCCGCTACCGATGCGCGGCGAGGCGAAGCGCGCGATCCTCGACACGTACACGAAGGAGCACTCGGCCGAGTACCAGGCGCAGGCGTGGATCGACCTCGCCCGCAAGCTGCACCGCGAGCACCCCGAGCTCGTCGCCGATCCGTCCCGCATCGCGTCGATCGTCATCCGCACCTCGCACCACACCCACTACGTCATCGGCTCGGGCGCGAACGACCCGCAGAAGTACGACCCGACCGCCTCGCGCGAGACGCTCGACCACTCGATCCCCTACATCTTCGCCGTCGCGTTCCAGGACGGCGCGTGGCACCACGTCGACTCGTACTCGCCCGAGCGTGCGGGGCGGCCCGACACGGTCGAGCTGTGGCGCAAGGTCACGACCGTCGAGGAACCCGAGTGGACGCGTCGCTACCACTCGCTCGACATCGCCGAGAAGGCGTTCGGCGGCGAGGTCGTCATCCGCCTCGTCGACGGCACCGAGATCCGCGACGACATCGCGGTCGCCGACGCCCACCCGCTCGGTGCCCGGCCGTTCGCCCGCGAGCAGTACATCGAGAAGTTCCGCACCCTCGCCGCCGACGTGCTCGACACGGCCGAGATCGAACGCTTCCTCGACGTCGCGCAGCGCCTGCCCGAGCTCACGAGCGCCGAGCTCGGCGGGCTCACGATCGTCGCCGCGCCCGGCATCCTCGTCCCCTCGCCCGACACGGGCCTGTTCTGA
- a CDS encoding Lrp/AsnC family transcriptional regulator, which yields MEPDRVDRAIIAELRRDARLSIRALAERVHLSRTSTHARVQRLIETGVITGFAALVDPEALGLRVMALVVVTVTNEPWTDIERRLAEIPYVERVLAVSGDIDFVLTVRAPDHATLSEIIMRRVHDVRGVASTRSHVVLDDVPGSWIDDRSAPTDG from the coding sequence ATGGAGCCGGACCGCGTCGATCGAGCGATCATCGCGGAGCTCCGACGCGATGCGCGGCTGTCGATCCGCGCGCTCGCGGAGCGTGTGCACCTGTCGCGCACCTCGACGCACGCGCGCGTCCAGCGGCTCATCGAGACGGGCGTCATCACGGGCTTCGCCGCGCTCGTCGATCCGGAGGCGCTCGGCCTGCGCGTCATGGCGCTCGTCGTCGTGACCGTCACGAACGAGCCCTGGACCGACATCGAGCGTCGGCTCGCCGAGATCCCGTACGTCGAGCGGGTGCTCGCGGTCTCGGGCGACATCGACTTCGTCCTGACGGTGCGCGCGCCCGATCACGCGACGCTCAGCGAGATCATCATGCGTCGTGTCCACGACGTCCGCGGTGTCGCGTCGACCCGCTCCCACGTCGTGCTCGACGACGTCCCGGGGAGCTGGATCGACGATCGCTCGGCCCCGACCGACGGCTGA
- the pdhA gene encoding pyruvate dehydrogenase (acetyl-transferring) E1 component subunit alpha, whose protein sequence is MPHDDVRHDALDRPGDAPVQLIDEHGAAAPAERAEGFDRPDDATLLELYRKMVVARRFDVQVTALTRQGRLATYPSAQGQEASEIAAVLALRDEDWLFPTYRDTIALLTRGVPPNELLTFFRGEWHMGFDPHAYRISPQATPLATQTLHAAGLATAVKLRRDPVVALTLLGDGATSEGDTHEACNFAAVWHAPCVFVIQNNQYAISVPADKQFKARSLADRAIGYGMPGYWVDGNDAAAMSAVITGAVERARTGGGPSLIEAVTYRLEAHTNSDDPTRYRERTEEDEWRHRDPIARLGTFLRDAGALDDAREAEITTEAEALAATTREAMNAELDIDPLELFDHVYAHERPALRAQRDALAAELTEEANA, encoded by the coding sequence ATGCCACACGACGACGTGCGACACGACGCCCTCGACCGCCCGGGCGACGCGCCCGTCCAGCTCATCGACGAGCACGGCGCGGCGGCGCCCGCCGAACGCGCCGAGGGATTCGACCGACCCGACGACGCGACGCTCCTCGAGCTGTACCGGAAGATGGTCGTCGCCCGACGCTTCGACGTGCAGGTCACGGCCCTCACGCGGCAGGGTCGCCTCGCGACGTACCCCTCCGCGCAGGGCCAGGAGGCGAGCGAGATCGCCGCCGTGCTCGCGCTGCGCGACGAGGACTGGCTGTTCCCCACCTACCGCGACACGATCGCACTCCTCACGCGCGGCGTCCCCCCGAACGAGCTGCTCACGTTCTTCCGCGGCGAATGGCACATGGGCTTCGACCCGCACGCGTACCGCATCTCGCCCCAGGCGACGCCGCTCGCGACGCAGACCCTGCACGCCGCGGGCCTCGCGACGGCCGTCAAGCTCCGACGCGATCCCGTCGTCGCGCTCACGCTCCTCGGCGACGGCGCCACGAGCGAGGGCGACACGCACGAGGCCTGCAACTTCGCCGCCGTCTGGCACGCCCCGTGCGTCTTCGTGATCCAGAACAACCAGTACGCGATCAGCGTGCCCGCCGACAAGCAGTTCAAGGCCCGCAGCCTCGCCGATCGCGCGATCGGCTACGGCATGCCCGGCTACTGGGTCGACGGCAACGACGCCGCGGCGATGTCCGCCGTCATCACGGGGGCCGTCGAGCGTGCCCGCACGGGTGGCGGGCCGAGCCTCATCGAGGCCGTCACCTACCGCCTCGAGGCGCACACGAACTCCGACGACCCGACCCGCTACCGCGAGCGCACCGAGGAGGACGAGTGGCGGCACCGCGACCCGATCGCGCGCCTCGGCACGTTCCTGCGTGACGCGGGCGCACTCGACGACGCACGCGAGGCCGAGATCACCACCGAGGCGGAGGCACTCGCGGCGACGACGCGCGAGGCCATGAACGCCGAGCTCGACATCGACCCGCTCGAACTGTTCGACCACGTGTACGCACACGAGCGGCCCGCTCTGCGCGCGCAGCGCGACGCCCTCGCCGCCGAGCTCACCGAGGAGGCGAACGCATGA
- a CDS encoding GntR family transcriptional regulator: MRASDRVYALLRDEILDGDLAPGTVLAEVAEATRLGVSRTPVREALSRLVADGLVHAQSPRVLVVTEVSAERIEWLYELRQALEARAAASAARRRDPAPFVALRERLVAAPALLELGGDGVERYFALIDDLDAAIDTAVANPYLQTALRSARLHSARVRRLAEHDHARLRAAADEHRLIVDAIIAGDAELAADATRVHLHRSLRRALATTPRVDERTSA, translated from the coding sequence ATGCGAGCGAGTGATCGGGTCTACGCGCTCCTGCGCGACGAGATCCTCGACGGCGACCTCGCGCCGGGCACCGTGCTCGCGGAGGTCGCCGAGGCCACCCGCCTCGGTGTCTCGCGCACGCCGGTCCGCGAAGCGCTCTCGCGACTCGTCGCCGACGGACTCGTGCACGCGCAGTCGCCGCGCGTGCTCGTCGTCACCGAGGTGAGCGCCGAGCGCATCGAGTGGCTCTACGAACTCCGCCAGGCGCTCGAGGCGCGCGCCGCCGCCTCGGCGGCGCGCAGGAGGGACCCCGCCCCGTTCGTGGCGCTCCGCGAGCGGCTCGTGGCGGCCCCCGCACTCCTCGAGCTCGGCGGGGACGGCGTCGAACGGTACTTCGCGCTCATCGACGACCTCGACGCGGCGATCGACACGGCCGTCGCGAACCCCTACCTGCAGACGGCCCTGCGCAGTGCCCGCCTCCACTCGGCGCGCGTCCGCCGCCTCGCCGAGCACGATCACGCGCGCCTCCGCGCGGCGGCCGACGAGCACCGGCTCATCGTCGACGCGATCATCGCGGGCGACGCCGAGCTCGCCGCCGACGCCACCCGCGTCCACCTCCACCGCTCCCTCCGGCGTGCACTCGCGACCACGCCGCGCGTCGACGAACGCACGAGCGCCTGA
- the secA2 gene encoding accessory Sec system translocase SecA2, translating to MSPRPRWLARLLGSPGSTSFDRFAPAVRDASATADDVAELSDEGLREAARRAAPAAVDASSSAKLAWYLATAREAASRTLGLRAFDEQLLACAALLTGSAVELDTGEGKSLVGALAAGGYALAGRRVHLLTVNDYLAGRDAALFAPFFELLGVSVAAVRESSTPEERRSAYRADVVLAAVSEVGYDVLRDRFALTGADRVSPAFDVAIVDEADAVMIDEALSPLVLAGSSPDEADDFVRATELVRRLREGRDYEIDAERRNATLTDAGLERVERALGGVDLYEAEHTHTLTLVTLALHARTLVRRDVDYVVTDGRVRLVNAGRGRIAERQRWPDGLHAAVEAKEGLEPTAPGIVLDSMTLQELLGRYERLSGMSGTVLDVAEEFTEFYELGSGRIERHEPNARVDAPDRVLVDEAEKTAAIVDEIEIRHETGQPVLVGTQSVAESEDLAERLREAGLEPRVLNAKNDADEAAIIARAGERGAITISTQMSGRGTDIRLGGPDEHDRDEVVEAGGLAVVSTSRYPSQRLDAQLRGRSGRQGDPGDSIAFASLEDEIVTAHAPSFDLARIRRDAPGLDDERRRHLVAGAQTIAEGARRDRHRATWRYARAISLQRAALMRHRDAALDDADTALDALRPHASDAIDALVESAGRDRVAERAREILLHVLDEQWTNHLALLGEIRDGIHLRALGGQDPADEFHTIALREFNGLPDRARAAAAEVLAELTVEDLDRSLADLGLVRPSATWTYMVSDDPLGSSGDRAVRALGGFWRSRVLGID from the coding sequence ATGAGCCCGCGTCCGCGGTGGCTCGCGCGATTGTTGGGATCGCCCGGCTCGACCTCGTTCGATCGCTTCGCGCCGGCCGTGCGCGACGCCTCGGCGACCGCCGACGACGTCGCCGAACTGAGCGACGAGGGGCTCCGCGAGGCCGCACGCCGCGCGGCACCGGCGGCGGTCGACGCGTCCTCGTCGGCGAAGCTCGCGTGGTACCTCGCGACGGCTCGGGAGGCGGCGTCGCGCACCCTCGGGCTGCGTGCGTTCGACGAGCAACTCCTCGCGTGCGCCGCGCTCCTGACGGGCAGCGCCGTCGAGCTCGACACGGGCGAGGGCAAGTCGCTCGTCGGCGCGCTCGCGGCCGGTGGGTACGCGCTCGCCGGGCGACGCGTGCACCTCCTCACCGTCAACGACTACCTCGCCGGTCGCGACGCGGCCCTGTTCGCACCGTTCTTCGAACTCCTCGGGGTCTCGGTCGCCGCGGTCCGCGAATCGTCGACGCCCGAGGAGCGACGGAGCGCCTACCGCGCCGACGTCGTCCTCGCCGCGGTGAGCGAGGTCGGCTACGACGTCCTGCGCGATCGCTTCGCGCTCACCGGCGCCGACCGGGTCTCCCCCGCCTTCGACGTGGCGATCGTCGACGAGGCCGATGCCGTCATGATCGACGAGGCCCTCTCGCCGCTCGTCCTCGCCGGCAGCTCGCCCGACGAGGCGGACGACTTCGTGCGCGCGACCGAACTCGTCCGACGCCTGCGCGAGGGCCGCGACTACGAGATCGACGCCGAGCGACGGAACGCGACGCTCACGGACGCGGGACTCGAACGCGTCGAGCGTGCCCTCGGCGGCGTCGATCTCTACGAGGCCGAGCACACCCACACGCTCACGCTCGTCACCCTCGCCCTGCACGCGCGCACGCTCGTCCGGCGCGACGTCGACTACGTCGTGACCGACGGGCGGGTGCGACTCGTGAACGCGGGCCGCGGCCGCATCGCCGAACGGCAGCGCTGGCCCGACGGGCTGCACGCGGCCGTCGAGGCGAAGGAGGGCCTCGAGCCCACGGCGCCCGGCATCGTGCTCGACTCGATGACGCTGCAGGAGCTGCTCGGCAGGTACGAGCGACTGAGCGGCATGAGCGGCACCGTGCTCGACGTCGCGGAGGAGTTCACGGAGTTCTACGAGCTGGGCTCGGGTCGCATCGAACGCCACGAGCCGAACGCACGCGTCGACGCTCCCGACCGTGTGCTCGTCGACGAGGCGGAGAAGACGGCGGCGATCGTCGACGAGATCGAGATCCGGCACGAGACGGGCCAGCCCGTCCTCGTCGGCACCCAGAGCGTCGCCGAGTCGGAGGACCTCGCCGAGCGGCTGCGTGAGGCGGGCCTCGAACCACGCGTCCTGAACGCGAAGAACGACGCCGACGAGGCGGCCATCATCGCGCGCGCGGGCGAGCGGGGCGCGATCACGATCTCGACCCAGATGTCGGGCCGCGGCACCGACATCCGACTCGGCGGGCCGGACGAGCACGACCGCGACGAGGTCGTCGAGGCGGGCGGCCTCGCGGTCGTCTCGACCTCGCGCTACCCCTCGCAGCGGCTCGACGCGCAGCTCCGCGGCCGTTCCGGCCGACAGGGCGACCCCGGCGACAGCATCGCGTTCGCGAGCCTCGAGGACGAGATCGTCACGGCACACGCCCCCTCGTTCGACCTCGCACGCATCCGCCGCGACGCCCCGGGCCTCGACGACGAGCGACGACGGCACCTCGTCGCGGGCGCCCAGACGATCGCCGAGGGCGCCCGACGCGACCGCCACCGCGCGACGTGGCGGTACGCACGGGCCATCTCCCTCCAGCGGGCCGCGCTCATGAGGCACCGCGACGCCGCGCTCGACGACGCGGACACCGCGCTCGACGCGCTCCGCCCGCACGCGAGCGACGCGATCGACGCACTCGTCGAGTCGGCCGGGCGTGATCGCGTCGCGGAGCGCGCGCGGGAGATCCTCCTGCACGTGCTCGACGAGCAGTGGACGAACCACCTCGCGCTCCTCGGCGAGATCCGCGACGGCATCCACCTGCGCGCGCTCGGCGGCCAGGACCCCGCGGACGAGTTCCACACGATCGCGCTGCGCGAGTTCAACGGTCTGCCCGACCGGGCGCGCGCCGCCGCCGCCGAGGTGCTCGCCGAGCTCACGGTCGAGGACCTCGATCGCTCGCTCGCCGATCTCGGGCTCGTCCGCCCCTCGGCGACCTGGACGTACATGGTCTCCGACGACCCGCTCGGCTCGTCCGGCGACCGCGCCGTGCGCGCCCTCGGCGGCTTCTGGCGCAGTCGCGTGCTCGGGATCGACTGA
- a CDS encoding alpha-ketoacid dehydrogenase subunit beta, producing the protein MTAPTPSGETLTMAGALNRALRDALTEDDRVVVFGEDVGPLGGVFRVTDKLYGEFGDARVSDSPLAESGIVGTAIGMAIYGMRPIVEMQFDAFAYPAFEQITSHLAKMRNRTRGRVRLPIVVRIPYAGAIGGVEHHSDSSEAYYVHTPGLTVVTPSNPEDAYDMLRAAIASDDPVVFLEPKSRYWMKGVVDPDAETLPLHRARVLREGNDVTILAYGPTVATALATAEQGAEEGLDAEVVDLRSLSPFDDATVDASVRKTSRAVVIHEAAGFGGFGAEVAARVTERNFFHLAAPVARITGADIPYPSPKLERHYLPTPDRVLAAIDTWEW; encoded by the coding sequence ATGACCGCCCCGACCCCGAGCGGCGAGACGCTCACGATGGCCGGCGCCCTCAACCGTGCCCTGCGCGACGCCCTCACCGAGGACGACCGCGTGGTCGTGTTCGGCGAGGACGTCGGCCCGCTCGGCGGCGTGTTCCGCGTCACCGACAAGCTGTACGGCGAGTTCGGTGACGCGCGAGTGAGCGACTCACCGCTCGCCGAGTCGGGCATCGTCGGCACCGCGATCGGCATGGCGATCTACGGCATGCGGCCGATCGTCGAGATGCAGTTCGACGCGTTCGCCTACCCGGCCTTCGAGCAGATCACCTCCCACCTCGCGAAGATGCGCAACCGCACGCGCGGCCGCGTCCGCCTCCCGATCGTCGTGCGCATCCCCTACGCGGGCGCGATCGGTGGCGTCGAGCACCACTCCGACTCCTCGGAGGCCTACTACGTCCACACGCCCGGTCTCACGGTCGTCACGCCGTCGAACCCCGAGGACGCGTACGACATGCTGCGCGCCGCGATCGCGAGCGACGACCCCGTCGTGTTCCTCGAACCGAAGAGCCGGTACTGGATGAAGGGCGTCGTCGATCCGGACGCCGAGACGCTGCCGCTGCACCGCGCGCGCGTGCTGCGCGAGGGGAACGACGTGACGATCCTCGCGTACGGCCCGACCGTCGCGACGGCGCTCGCCACCGCCGAGCAGGGCGCCGAGGAGGGCCTCGACGCCGAGGTCGTCGACCTGCGCTCGCTCTCGCCGTTCGACGACGCCACGGTCGACGCGTCGGTGCGGAAGACGTCGCGCGCCGTCGTGATCCACGAGGCCGCCGGATTCGGTGGCTTCGGCGCCGAGGTCGCCGCGCGCGTGACGGAGCGGAACTTCTTCCACCTCGCCGCGCCCGTCGCGCGCATCACGGGCGCCGACATCCCATACCCGTCCCCCAAGCTCGAGCGCCACTACCTGCCAACCCCCGATCGTGTGCTCGCGGCGATCGACACGTGGGAGTGGTGA
- a CDS encoding TIGR03086 family metal-binding protein translates to MTAGPDAVEPVQEPAFDLGPAASALADLVAGVPDDALDEPTPCEAWSVRRLLAHLDEIGPGFRVVAWGGDIDGPDPGARLHAGWRERIPASLDALAVAYRSPAAWRGRARVGETEQSRASLAVVALDELVVHGWDLATALGRPYAPRNEDVTVCAAFAEAVASPEGTPGLFGPAIEPGPHADAFTRLLAATGRRPAVD, encoded by the coding sequence ATGACCGCAGGACCGGACGCCGTCGAACCCGTCCAGGAGCCCGCGTTCGATCTCGGCCCGGCGGCGAGCGCGCTCGCGGATCTCGTGGCCGGCGTCCCCGACGACGCGCTCGACGAGCCGACGCCGTGCGAGGCGTGGAGCGTGCGACGGCTGCTCGCGCACCTCGATGAGATCGGTCCCGGGTTCCGTGTCGTCGCCTGGGGCGGCGACATCGACGGCCCCGATCCCGGTGCGCGACTCCACGCGGGCTGGCGCGAGCGCATCCCCGCCTCGCTCGACGCGCTCGCGGTCGCCTATCGTTCACCGGCCGCCTGGCGCGGGCGGGCTCGCGTGGGAGAGACGGAGCAGTCCCGCGCGAGCCTCGCGGTCGTCGCCCTCGACGAACTCGTCGTGCACGGCTGGGATCTCGCGACCGCGCTCGGTCGACCGTACGCTCCCCGCAACGAGGACGTCACGGTCTGCGCGGCGTTCGCCGAGGCGGTCGCCTCACCCGAGGGCACGCCGGGGCTCTTCGGCCCCGCGATCGAACCCGGCCCGCACGCGGACGCGTTCACGCGACTGCTCGCCGCGACGGGACGCAGGCCGGCCGTCGACTGA
- a CDS encoding alpha/beta hydrolase: MRRRDTRLPLLAALMALTLVLGGCAGESPIHIGPDSAGDRSLESAVPASPESTEGTTITEIDYTGAGTHAQTLDLYLPSGAGANGGVPLVLFVHGGGWATGDKASSRPGANDTLAAFTEMMLDAGYAVASVNYRLSAEAIWPAPLHDVHAATRFLRTDADRFGIDPDRFAIAGDSAGGQLALMLALTADRPALTGAGDDPVSSEVDAVISYYGVTDVRTLVAERKAQGCNPQTPPGDPTKEGLLLGVEPSTPAGAALGAEASPVTYARADAPPILLFHGTSDCVVPFSQSEAMHEAVVRAHGSSEIRLGSGGHSAPAFFHDQTMRADALTFLDDAFTG; the protein is encoded by the coding sequence ATGCGACGACGAGACACCCGGCTGCCGCTTCTCGCCGCCCTCATGGCGCTCACGCTCGTGCTCGGTGGCTGCGCGGGCGAGTCCCCGATCCACATCGGCCCCGACTCGGCGGGCGACCGATCGCTCGAATCGGCCGTGCCCGCCTCACCCGAGTCGACGGAGGGCACGACGATCACCGAGATCGACTACACGGGTGCCGGGACCCACGCGCAGACCCTCGATCTCTATCTGCCGTCCGGCGCCGGGGCGAACGGTGGCGTCCCACTCGTCCTGTTCGTCCACGGCGGCGGCTGGGCGACGGGCGACAAGGCCTCGTCGCGTCCCGGCGCGAACGACACGCTCGCCGCGTTCACCGAGATGATGCTCGACGCGGGCTACGCGGTCGCGAGCGTCAACTACCGTCTCAGCGCCGAGGCGATCTGGCCCGCCCCCCTCCACGACGTGCACGCGGCGACGCGGTTCCTCCGCACCGATGCCGACCGCTTCGGCATCGACCCGGACCGGTTCGCGATCGCCGGTGACTCGGCCGGCGGCCAACTCGCCCTCATGCTCGCCCTCACCGCCGACCGTCCCGCACTGACGGGTGCGGGCGACGATCCCGTCTCGAGCGAGGTCGACGCGGTCATCAGCTACTACGGCGTGACCGATGTGCGCACCCTCGTCGCGGAGCGGAAGGCGCAGGGCTGCAATCCGCAGACCCCGCCCGGTGATCCGACGAAGGAGGGGCTCCTCCTCGGCGTCGAACCGTCGACGCCGGCCGGCGCCGCACTCGGGGCCGAGGCGAGCCCCGTCACCTACGCCCGCGCGGACGCGCCGCCCATCCTCCTGTTCCACGGCACATCCGATTGCGTCGTCCCCTTCTCGCAATCGGAGGCGATGCACGAGGCCGTCGTGCGCGCGCACGGGTCGAGCGAGATCCGTCTCGGTTCGGGCGGACACTCCGCGCCGGCCTTCTTCCACGACCAGACGATGCGCGCCGACGCCCTCACGTTCCTCGACGACGCGTTCACCGGCTGA
- a CDS encoding dihydrolipoamide acetyltransferase family protein: protein MTNNDFLLPDLGEGLTEAAIVNWLVAEGDHVDTDQPVVELESAKSVVELPTPYAGVVTRLYGAVGEVLLAGSPLLTIASADDAGPPTGPGTPATRRPDGTAAQTTPGDTTTVTAPDDAQLADPVAGAAVDAGSGAVLVGYGTTEPTRRRAAAGAARFGPARRTPGAASAATARAEPTSGAGSASGTGSTSLTDSSVAGTPAGRSPVVSPIVRRLAREHGFDAASLRGSGPNGLVRREDVEAEIAARDAVRSTAVANTSLESSSPRTAGSVGATGSAAPGRAGRDAVGTGGTVGDRFVPFSAVQAAAAAHFVRSRTTIPEVTIWLDVDATPLLDARARLAEATGERFGLTALVSRFALAGLRRFPALGASLDEARGGIVQHDEVNLGIAAQTARGLMVPVVHGASRMTTRELRDAIGELVVAAGEGVFPPERLRGGTFTVNNYGGFGVDGSTPIINHPEVAMLGIGRLVERPWVVAGELAVRRVLTLTLTFDHRVCDGQVASAFLTSVAANIGEPLSLLADV from the coding sequence ATGACGAACAACGACTTCCTCCTGCCGGACCTCGGTGAGGGACTCACCGAGGCCGCGATCGTGAACTGGCTCGTCGCCGAGGGCGACCACGTCGACACCGACCAGCCCGTCGTCGAACTCGAGTCGGCGAAGTCGGTCGTCGAGCTCCCGACCCCGTACGCGGGCGTCGTGACGCGCCTGTACGGCGCCGTGGGGGAGGTGCTCCTCGCCGGGAGCCCGCTGCTCACGATCGCGTCGGCCGACGACGCCGGACCACCGACCGGACCCGGCACGCCCGCGACGCGACGACCGGACGGCACGGCCGCGCAGACCACCCCGGGCGACACCACGACAGTCACCGCGCCCGACGACGCCCAGCTCGCCGACCCCGTCGCGGGTGCCGCCGTCGACGCGGGCTCGGGCGCGGTCCTCGTCGGGTACGGGACGACCGAGCCGACGCGGCGACGCGCGGCCGCGGGCGCCGCACGCTTCGGCCCGGCGCGCCGCACGCCGGGTGCCGCGAGCGCCGCCACGGCCCGGGCCGAGCCGACATCGGGCGCCGGCTCGGCATCGGGAACCGGCTCGACATCGCTGACCGACTCGAGCGTGGCCGGGACACCCGCCGGCCGCTCCCCCGTCGTGTCACCGATCGTGCGCCGCCTCGCGCGGGAGCACGGCTTCGACGCGGCGTCGCTGCGTGGCAGCGGCCCCAACGGCCTCGTCCGCCGCGAGGACGTCGAAGCCGAGATCGCGGCACGCGACGCGGTCCGGTCGACCGCCGTGGCGAACACCTCGCTCGAATCGTCGTCGCCCCGCACCGCAGGGTCCGTCGGCGCGACGGGTTCGGCGGCTCCGGGCCGGGCCGGCCGGGACGCGGTCGGGACCGGCGGCACCGTGGGCGACCGTTTCGTGCCGTTCTCGGCGGTGCAGGCCGCGGCGGCCGCGCACTTCGTCCGCTCCCGCACGACGATCCCGGAGGTGACGATCTGGCTCGATGTCGATGCGACGCCGCTCCTCGACGCGCGCGCTCGGCTCGCGGAGGCCACCGGTGAACGCTTCGGGCTCACGGCCCTCGTGTCGCGGTTCGCGCTCGCGGGCCTGCGACGGTTCCCCGCGCTCGGTGCCTCGCTCGACGAGGCGCGCGGCGGCATCGTCCAGCACGACGAGGTCAACCTCGGCATCGCGGCGCAGACGGCCCGTGGCCTCATGGTGCCCGTCGTGCACGGCGCGTCCCGCATGACGACGCGCGAACTGCGCGACGCGATCGGTGAGCTCGTGGTCGCGGCCGGCGAAGGCGTCTTCCCGCCGGAGCGGCTCCGTGGTGGCACGTTCACCGTCAACAACTACGGCGGGTTCGGGGTCGACGGGTCGACACCGATCATCAATCACCCCGAGGTCGCGATGCTCGGCATCGGCCGCCTCGTCGAGCGGCCGTGGGTCGTCGCGGGCGAGCTCGCCGTACGGCGCGTGCTGACGCTCACGCTCACGTTCGATCACCGGGTGTGCGACGGCCAGGTCGCCTCGGCGTTCCTCACCTCCGTCGCCGCGAACATCGGGGAGCCCCTCTCGCTGCTCGCCGACGTCTGA